The Humulus lupulus chromosome 3, drHumLupu1.1, whole genome shotgun sequence genome window below encodes:
- the LOC133825194 gene encoding uncharacterized protein LOC133825194, with the protein MDWWDYKAPLASSWYWRKMVAVKDMFKAKIDKASFAALKFSIKVSHDLLFDSPLKVHWAKYVWERFSVPKHKFVFWLAMMQRLRTRIFIQKYDSSIDPSCLFCGDYSEDVHHLFFQCKYSRQCLVQVKEWLGWKVKTEEYGRLLHWIGKTRRWSRFRKSTLTAVIASLIYHIWRVRNDILWSQKVWSIDHTVQAVQRDIRLRIYTLISSKAKSLDKDWFQGICQSS; encoded by the coding sequence ATGGACTGGTGGGATTACAAAGCTCCCTTGGCtagtagctggtattggaggaaaatggtggctgttaaggatATGTTTAAAGCTAAAATTGATAAGGCATCTTTTGCAGCACTGAAGTTCAGTATCAAAGTAAGTCATGATTTGTTGTTTGATTCTCCTCTCAAAGTGCACTGGGCAAAGTATGTTTGGGAGAGGTTTTCTGTACCAAAACACAAATTTGTCTTCTGGTTAGCCATGATGCAGAGATTGCGCACCAGAATATTCATTCAAAAGTATGATTCCTCCATTGATCCATCATGCTTATTCTGTGGAGATTATAGTGAAGATGTGCATCACCTATTTTTTCAATGCAAATATAGTAGACAATGTCTAGTACAGGTGAAAGAATGGCTGGGTTGGAAAGTTAAAACAGAGGAATATGGACGCCTGCTGCATTGGATTGGGAAAACTAGGAGATGGAGCAGGTTTCGGAAAAGCACTTTGACAGCAGTTATTGCTTCTTTGATTTATCATATTTGGAGAGTGAGAAATGACATTCTGTGGTCACAAAAGGTTTGGTCCATAGATCATACAGTCCAAGCAGTACAAAGAGATATAAGATTGAGGATATACACTTTAATTTCAAGCAAAGCAAAGTCCTTAGATAAAGATTGGTTTCAGGGAATTTGTCAAAGTAGTTAA
- the LOC133821435 gene encoding uncharacterized protein LOC133821435: MAETSNDTGGGSKRGRGAYYGANIEKELAIKKVTHLKVEFDKETGKAIQKYGKWFNNSMARYLRSTVPPTTLAWEQVKPADIEVIRKRLSEKFIYPEDNPVINDAMVRQMQKHLTDWRHTMKKHWVDVGGEVDNERAKSKPFVSITSSDWAVLCDFWASDSHQVCRTFYINF; the protein is encoded by the exons atggccgaaacaagtaatgacacaggtggtggctccaagagaggcaggggagcttattacggtgccaatatcgagaaggagctggccatcaaaaaagttactcatttgaaagtagagtttgataaagaaactggaaaagctattcaaaagtacggcaagtggttcaacaattccatggctcgttatttgcgtagcaccgtacccccaactacactagcttgggaacaagtaaaaccagctgatatcgaagttattcgaaagagactatct gaaaaattcatttatccagaagacaatccagtaatcaacgatgccatggtaagacaaatgcaaaaacatctgactgattggcgccacacgatgaagaaacactgggtagatgttggaggagaggtggacaatgagagagcgaagtcaaaaccttttgtgtcgatcacttcttctgattgggcagttctgtgtgatttttgggcttctgattctcaccaggtatgccgtacattttacattaatttttaa